A region of the Thermus thermamylovorans genome:
CCCGGAGCACCCTTATGTAGGCGGAAAGGAGTTCCCGCACGTCCTCCACGCCCCTGAGGTCCAGGGGCTTCACCGCCACCCTGGCCCCCTTGGCCAGGCGGCGCTTCAGAGCCTCCTCGGTAAGGCCCATCTCCGGCCAGTGCCGGAGGTAGACCCGTCCCCCGGTCATGCCCGAGCAGATCCAAGGGCCAGGGTCCCCCAGGACCAGGGCCCGCCCCCGGGTCATGTACTCGAAGGCGAAACCCTTGGCCTGCGCCCGGGCCGCCAGGTTGCCGAGCTCGTCCCTCAGGGGCCTTTCCGGTTCGCCGCCCAGGATCACATCCGCCCCGGAAAGCCGGATGCAGAAGCGGCTATCGGCCACCCCCTCCACGATGAGGAGACCCCCTATGGCCCCGTAGGCGAAGCTCTTGCCCACGGAGCCATCCACGTAGGCCCCGTAGGGGTTCCGGCCCTTGAGGATGGCCACCGTGCCCCCGAAGGCGCTCTTGGCCACCCCGTCCTGGGCACCCCCTTCCACCACCACCTTCATGCCCTCGAGGTTAAAGGCCGCCAGGCCATTCCCGGCCACGCTCCCCGCATCAAAGCGGAGCTCCACCTCGGCGTCAAAGCCCTTGCCGTAAAGCCTCCTCCGGGCAATCTCCCCTGCCAGGTGGGCCCCCAGGGCGCGGTCGGTGGAGTTCACCGGGCCCTCCTGGAAGACCAGCTTGCGGCTTCCCTCCCCATAAGCCCCCATCACCACCTCGGTGATGGTGCGGGTGAGCTGGTTCAAGGGCTTGCGGAGGACGTGGGCCGAGGTGTCCTTAAGCCACTCGGGCTCCTCCACGGGCAGGAAGAAGTAGGAAAGGTCCAGCTCCTCCAGGTGGTCCCGCTGGTAGAGAAGGTCCACCCGGCCCCTGAGCTCCCGTAGCGAGCGGGCCCCCAAGGCGGCCACCAGCTCCCTCAGGGCTTCCCCCTTGGCCTCAAAGAAGCGGGTGAGGTGCTCCACCGCCCGGTCCAGATCCTGGGGCACGAAGCGCTTGAGGCCGTGGGCCAGGGCCTCCTCCAGGGTCTCGATCTGGGTGGTGATGCCCACGTGACAGGTGTCCAGCTGGCAGCCCCGGCAGATGGTGCAACCGATGGCCACCATGGCCATGGTGGCCATGCCCACCCGGTCCGCCCCCAGGAGGACCATGCGCAGCACGTCGTAGGCGGTCTTGAGGCCGCCATCCGCCCAGAGCTCCACCCGGTCGCGAAGCCCCGCCCGCACCAGGGCCCGGTGGGCCCGGCGCACCCCGAGCTCCACGGGAAGCCCCGCGTACTTGAGGGCGTGGAGCCTGGCCGCCCCCGTCCCCCCCTCAAACCCCGAGAGGGTGATGACGTCCGCCCCCGCCTTGGCGATGCCCACGGCGATGGTGCCGATGCCGGGGATGACGGGCACTTTCACCGCCACCAGGGCCTTGGGGTTCACGGTCTTCAGCTCCTCGATGAGCTGGGCCAGGTCCTCGATGGAGTAGAGGTCGTGGTTGTTGGAGGGGCTGATGAGGTCCACCCCGGGGACGGCGTTGCGGGCGGCGGCCACCTTGGGGGAAACCTTTTTGCCCGGCAGGTGCCCCCCCTCCCCCGGCTTGGCCCCCTGGCCGATCTTGATCTCGATGACGCTGGCGGAGTTCAGCATGTAGGCGTGCACCCCGAAGCGGCCGCTGGCCACCTGCTGCCCCCGCCAGTGGGTGTACCGGCCCAGCATGTCGGGGATCTCCCCGCCCTCCCCGTTGATGCAGAGCATGTTGAGGCGCTTGGCCGCCTCCACGTAGGCGCGGAAGGAGGCTTCCCCCTGCGAACCGAAGCTCATGGCGCTGATGAGGAAGGGCAGGGAGTGCCCCCCCACGGAGAGGTCCACCTCCTCCGGGGCCACCTCGCTCCTTTCCGGGAAGCGCACCTCCAGAAGCTGCCTGGCCGCCACGGGGCTTTCCCGTTCCAGGGAGCGCACCTTCTCCTGGAAGTGGGCGTAGGGGGCCTGGCCGCTGGCCACCTCCTGGGCCGCCTTGTAGATCCGGGGGTTGAAGCGGAAGTCCTTGGCGGGGAGGACCTTTTCCGCCCGCAGGAAGCCTTCCCGTTCCAGGAGGGTGCGCTCCAGCTCCAAAAAGCCGTAGCCCCCCTCCTCCGAGCCCAGGAAGTTCCGGGTGCCGAAGAGCTCGGCCAGCTCCGGCTTGAGGCCGAGGGCGCTGAAGATCCGCCCGTAGCCCCTTAGCTCGTGGATGCCCATGGTGGAGATGACCTTCTCCAGGCCCTTGCGCAGGGCTTCCAGGGCGCCCGCCACCCCCTTCCTCCCCTCCAGGGCCCGGGCCTTTTCCTCCAAAAGCCAGGGAGCCACCGCCTCCGCCCCCAGGCCCAGGAGGAAGGCCAGGTCGTGCAGGTTGCGCACGCCCCCGGAGTGGACCAGGAGGGAGGTACGCCGCCTGAGGGCGACGCCCTCCCCGTCCCGCTTCAGGAGGGCCCGGTTCACCGCGGCCACCGCCAGGCCGATGTCGATCCAGATGCCTCCCTGGAAGGCCTCCCGGTCGGAGAGGATGAGGACCTCCGCCCCCGCCTCCACCGCCTTAACCGCCTCCTCCTCCAGGCGCTTAAGCCCGAGAAGAAGCCCCTCCTCCACAGCGAACTGGGGCACGAGGGTGGCGGTCTTGAAGCGGGATTTCACCTCGCCCAGGGTCAGGGTGCCGAAGCTTTCCGCAAGGCCCTGGTCCTCCTCCAAGACGATGGGCAAAAGAAGCTCCTCCACCCTTCCCCCGCCCCGCCCGTCGGGCAGGGGGCGGCGGCCCAAGAGGGTGCGGGTGGAGAAGTGCTCGATCTCCCTTTCGCGGTCGATGGCGGGGTTGGTCACCACCGCCACGGTTTCCTTGAAGAACTCGGCGAGGTTGGGCTTCTCCGGGTTCAAGGCGGCCAGGGGGCCGTCGTAGCCCAGGGAGCCGATGGGCTCGTTCCCGGTCTTGGCCAGGGCCTCGAGGTAGGCGGCGTCCCAGCGGTCCCAGCCATAGGCCCGCTCCAGGCCCAAAGGAGGCGGGGCAGGCTTTTCCTCCACCTCCACCCCGCTCCCCCCGGCCACGGGGGGCGGGGCCTGGCGGATGGGCCCCGCAAGGTGGATCCGGTACCCCTCCACGGGGACGCGGGCGGCGATCCGCTCCAGCACCAGGCGCTGGTGCCGGTCGAAGGGCAGCACCCTGGCCCCTTCCGGGGTGAGGCGCAGGTGGACCTTTTCCCCGGGGGCCAGGGGCTTGGGTTCGGTGACGAACTCCTCGGCGCTGAAGACCCCCCTTTCGGAGGAGAAGACGATCTCGTAGGGGGTCTCGAACTGCCAGAGGGGACGGAGGCCCATGGCGTCCGTGGCGAAGACCGCCTCGTCCCGGTGGCGGCTCACGATGGCCGCGGGGCCCTGGGCCAGGGGGCCAAAGCGCTGTCTCAGGGCCAGGTAGAGGTCCTGAAGTTCGGGGGCTAAGCCCTTCACCTCCCCCAGCACCGGGGGGAAGACCAGGTCCATGGCCTCGGGAAGGGTGAGGCCAAAGCGGTAGATGAGCCCCTCCAGCATGCGGTTCAGGTCCTGGGAGTCCGAGCCCCCGGTGCGGGGGATGCCCAGGAAGTCCAGCTCCCGCCGGAGGCGCTCGATGGTGTTGATCTCCCCGTTGTGGCCCAGAAGGCCGAAAGGCTGCACCTGCTCGAAGGTGGAGAGGGTGTTGGTGGAGTAGCGGTTGTGCCCCAGGGCGATGGCGCTCTTGAACTCGGGCCGGGAGAGCTCGGGGTAGTAGCGCTTCAAAAGCTCCGCCGCCCCCCGCACCTTGTAAACCACGCTGTGGGTGGAAAGGGAGACCACGTGGAGGGGGAACTGGGCCTCGAGCCTCAGGCCCAGCTCCCAAAGGGGCGCATCCCCATCGGGGCTGAGCCCCGCCACCTGGAGGAAGAGGGGCTCCGTGCGGCGGCCCACCGGGCCCAGGACCTCGCTCACCACCTCCCCCAGGCGGAGGTGGACGGGCCGCACCCCAAAGCGCTGCCCCTCCTGCTTGAGGAGGGCGTAGAACTCCTCCACCCGGGCGACCTCCCCCTTGGGCAGGAAGAAGTGGCCCACGAAGAAGCGGGGGTTGAAGGCCAGCTCGGGCTCCAGCCCCGCCTCCTCCAGGAAGCGGGCCCACAGCTCCCGGGGGATGTCGGTTTGGATCCCGGTCCCATCTCCCTCGCCTCGGATGGCCCCCGCCCGGTGGGCCATGCGGTAAAGGCTTTCCAGGGTCCTCCGCACGATGCGGTGGGAGGGCTTGCCGCTTTTCTCCGCCATGGCGATGATGCCGCAGGCGTCCTGGCCTAGGGGGATGTCCGGGTAGGCTTCCTTCCAGGTCATCTTGGGGGCTCCTTTTGGGCGCTGGGTCTCGTTGCGGCAAAGAAATGCACGTCGTTCCCTGGATTATACAGGGCATCCGGGAGGGGGTCAAGGAGCTTGGGAAGGAGGGCACTTATCCCGGCACCCGGTGGAAGGCGTTGAGGAAGAGGGGCAGGGCCTCCGCGCGGGCCTCCTGCTCCTTGAGGGCCTCCTCGAAGGCCCGGGGAGCCATGAGGAGGTGGGGAAGCCTGAGCCAGCCCAGGTAGTACTCCCCCGCCTGCCCCGGGTAGCGGAGGCGGGCCCGCTCCTCGGGGAAGAGGAGGCCCTCAAAGGCCAAGGGGGAGGCCCAGTGAGGGGCTTGGGCCGTGCGGCGCAGAAACTCCTTGAGCCTTAAGGGGTTGCTCCAGACCCCAAAACGCAGCCGCTCGTCCAGGGCCTCCAGGGCGGCGAAGCGCCCCGCCTGGGCCAGCTCCAGGCGCCTCAGGCGGAGCCTGGCGTACTGGCTCAAGGAAAGGATCTCCCGGGAAAGCCCCGAGGCCACCAGGAGCCTCGAGGCCACCACGTAGTCCTGGTACTCCCGGTAAGGGTCCACGGCCCCAGGATGCCACGGGAGGCGGGGTAGGATGGTGGCATGGACCGGAAGGGCTGGGTCTTGCGGGCGGTGGAGGCCCTGGGCTTCGCCACCATGAAGGACATCCAGCGCTACCTGGACGAGGAGGGGGAGGCCTTCTCCAAAAAGGAGCTTCAGGACACGCTGGAAGCCCTGGTGCGGGAGGGGAGGCTGGAGGAGAAGGAGGGCACCTACCGCCCCGCCCGCAAGAGGGGGAGCGGGGA
Encoded here:
- a CDS encoding glutamate synthase-related protein, whose amino-acid sequence is MTWKEAYPDIPLGQDACGIIAMAEKSGKPSHRIVRRTLESLYRMAHRAGAIRGEGDGTGIQTDIPRELWARFLEEAGLEPELAFNPRFFVGHFFLPKGEVARVEEFYALLKQEGQRFGVRPVHLRLGEVVSEVLGPVGRRTEPLFLQVAGLSPDGDAPLWELGLRLEAQFPLHVVSLSTHSVVYKVRGAAELLKRYYPELSRPEFKSAIALGHNRYSTNTLSTFEQVQPFGLLGHNGEINTIERLRRELDFLGIPRTGGSDSQDLNRMLEGLIYRFGLTLPEAMDLVFPPVLGEVKGLAPELQDLYLALRQRFGPLAQGPAAIVSRHRDEAVFATDAMGLRPLWQFETPYEIVFSSERGVFSAEEFVTEPKPLAPGEKVHLRLTPEGARVLPFDRHQRLVLERIAARVPVEGYRIHLAGPIRQAPPPVAGGSGVEVEEKPAPPPLGLERAYGWDRWDAAYLEALAKTGNEPIGSLGYDGPLAALNPEKPNLAEFFKETVAVVTNPAIDREREIEHFSTRTLLGRRPLPDGRGGGRVEELLLPIVLEEDQGLAESFGTLTLGEVKSRFKTATLVPQFAVEEGLLLGLKRLEEEAVKAVEAGAEVLILSDREAFQGGIWIDIGLAVAAVNRALLKRDGEGVALRRRTSLLVHSGGVRNLHDLAFLLGLGAEAVAPWLLEEKARALEGRKGVAGALEALRKGLEKVISTMGIHELRGYGRIFSALGLKPELAELFGTRNFLGSEEGGYGFLELERTLLEREGFLRAEKVLPAKDFRFNPRIYKAAQEVASGQAPYAHFQEKVRSLERESPVAARQLLEVRFPERSEVAPEEVDLSVGGHSLPFLISAMSFGSQGEASFRAYVEAAKRLNMLCINGEGGEIPDMLGRYTHWRGQQVASGRFGVHAYMLNSASVIEIKIGQGAKPGEGGHLPGKKVSPKVAAARNAVPGVDLISPSNNHDLYSIEDLAQLIEELKTVNPKALVAVKVPVIPGIGTIAVGIAKAGADVITLSGFEGGTGAARLHALKYAGLPVELGVRRAHRALVRAGLRDRVELWADGGLKTAYDVLRMVLLGADRVGMATMAMVAIGCTICRGCQLDTCHVGITTQIETLEEALAHGLKRFVPQDLDRAVEHLTRFFEAKGEALRELVAALGARSLRELRGRVDLLYQRDHLEELDLSYFFLPVEEPEWLKDTSAHVLRKPLNQLTRTITEVVMGAYGEGSRKLVFQEGPVNSTDRALGAHLAGEIARRRLYGKGFDAEVELRFDAGSVAGNGLAAFNLEGMKVVVEGGAQDGVAKSAFGGTVAILKGRNPYGAYVDGSVGKSFAYGAIGGLLIVEGVADSRFCIRLSGADVILGGEPERPLRDELGNLAARAQAKGFAFEYMTRGRALVLGDPGPWICSGMTGGRVYLRHWPEMGLTEEALKRRLAKGARVAVKPLDLRGVEDVRELLSAYIRVLREAKREEKAARLEKLLLDPAQHFRMVEPVNQQVEQGVSTE